In Rhipicephalus microplus isolate Deutch F79 chromosome 7, USDA_Rmic, whole genome shotgun sequence, one genomic interval encodes:
- the LOC142766872 gene encoding uncharacterized protein LOC142766872, with amino-acid sequence MERLLRMSTLIFSATFPFLLAVMHNDGRWCAHSAPPMRPGRPRPSCIPPGCFGGLVNALRGPCGPQQPPCPAQQAVRGQQPSGRPVPIPGLSPLSSPGSSSDSSVGSPVASPMPVVRQQVSTSPQGVPLPGPGRSPGPPSPSPPGGRVAAAVPLPGPGRSPGPPSPSPPGGRLAAAPGGRPRLGSLVLRDMWRRQPGLPGSDRG; translated from the exons ATGGAGAGGCTACTACGCATGAGCACTTTAATCTTTTCGGCCACTTTCCCTTTTCTTCTTGCAGTGATGCACAACGACGGCCGTTGGTGCGCCCACTCTGCCCCTCCTATGCGCCCCGGCCGACCTCGTCCTAGTTGCATTCCGCCTGGTTGTTTCGGAGGCCTTGTTAACGCTTTAAGAGGACCATGCGGTCCCCAACAACCGCCTTGTCCAGCACAACAAGCTGTTAGAGGGCAGCAACCCAGCGGTCGTCCAGTACCCATTCCAGGATTGTCTCCTTTATCATCTCCTGGGTCCTCTTCAGATTCATCTGTCGGATCACCTGTTGCATCACCGATGCCGGTTGTGCGTCAACAAG TGAGTACAAGTCCACAAGGTGTTCCGCTACCTGGGCCAGGCCGTAGTCCCGGACCTCCGTCTCCATCACCTCCTGGTGGACGTGTTGCTGCCGCCGTTCCGCTACCTGGGCCAGGGCGTAGTCCCGGACCTCCGTCTCCATCACCTCCCGGTGGACGTCTTGCTGCCGCACCTGGTGGCCGTCCTCGCCTTGGTTCACTGG TGTTGCGGGACATGTGGAGACGTCAACCGGGTTTACCTGGCAGTGACCGTGGCTGA